The Streptomyces sp. NBC_01268 genome segment AGCCAGCCGTCGACATCGGCCTCCAGGGCCTCCGCCTGGCCGTCCAGCGCGTGCCGCCGGCACCAGGCGGCGCCCTCCTCCCGGATCCGCAGCAGCAGCGCGCGGTCGGCGCCGTCGGGCCGGGGCACCGTACCGTCCTCGGCCTGCCGGGCCCGGAAGCGGTCCACCAGCGGGATCAGCGAGTCCGTGAGCACGGCGCCCTCGGCGCGCAGGTGCTCCGGGACGGGCGGGATGTCGTCCGGTCTCGTGTACGTCACCGTGGGTGAGCCTCTCCGTGGGCCTGCGGGGGCACCGGCCGGAGCCGTGTGTCCGCCCGGAACGGTCAAGATCCAAGCAATCCGGGCGGCCCGGGGCAAGGCCTTTCGCAGCCTGTCCCGCATGACGGGACACGCGGCGGGCCACCGGGGCGCGACCGTACGGGGTGCCGCGCGGCGCGACCGCGCGGCGCGCCGCAGGGCGCGACATCGCTCCGCGTGCGCCCGTCCGGCGGAGGGCGGAGCATGAACGTGAGGAGGGACGGCCGGCGGGGGAGGTGACGAGGAGGGTGCCATGCCCGTCCCGGACGGCGGTGACGCACTCGTCGTACTCAAAGACGTGGACAAGCACTTCGGGACCCTCCATGTGCTCCGCTCCATCGACCTCACCATCCGTCGCGGCGAGGTCGTGGTCGTGATCGGCCCCTCCGGGTCCGGCAAGTCCACGCTCTGCCGCGCGATCAACCGCCTGGAGACCATCGACTCGGGCGAGATCGCCGTCGACGGCAGACCGCTGCCGGCCGAGGGGCGGGAGCTGGCCGCGCTCCGCGCCGACGTCGGCATGGTCTTCCAGTCCTTCAACCTCTTCGCGCACAAGACGGTGCTCGACAACGTCACGCTCGGCCAGATCAAGGTCCGGAAGAAGGACCGCAAGAGCGCCGAGAAGCGGGCCCGCACCCTCCTTGAACGGGTCGGGGTCGCTACCCAGGCGGACAAGTACCCGGCGCAGCTCTCCGGTGGCCAGCAGCAGCGGGTCGCCATCGCCCGGGCGCTCGCGATGGACCCGAAGGTCATGCTCTTCGACGAGCCGACCTCGGCGCTCGACCCGGAGATGATCAACGAGGTCCTGGAGGTGATGCAGCAGCTGGCCCGGGACGGCATGACGATGGTGGTCGTCACCCACGAGATGGGGTTCGCCCGGTCGGCGGCCAACCGCGTGGTGTTCATGGCCGACGGCCGGATCGTCGAACAGGCCACGCCCGAGGAGTTCTTCGGCAACCCGCGCAGCGAGCGCGCCAAGGACTTCCTGTCGAAGATCCTCCACCACTGACCCGTACGCCATCCGCACCACCGTGGGGTGATGACCATGAATCCGCTCAGGACCCGAAGGCTCACCGTCGCCGCCGCCGCGGCGGTCGTCCTCTCCTTCACCGGGACCGCCTACGCCTCCGGTGGGGCGGCCGCGCACCGCGACGACGGGAAGATCACCGTCGGCATCAAGTTCGACCAGCCCGGCATCGGCCTGAAGACCCCGGACGGCACCTACACCGGCTTCGACGTCGACGTCGCCACCTACGTCGCCAAGCAGCTCGGCCACGACCCGAAGGACATCGTCTGGAAGGAGGCCAAGAGCGCCGACCGCGAGAGCCTGCTCCAGCGCGGCGACGTGGACTTCATCGCGGCCTCCTACTCGATCACCCCCAAGCGCGCCGAGAAGGTCGACTTCGCCGGGCCCTACCTGCTCGCCCACCAGGACGTGCTGATCCGCGCCGACGACGACTCGATCACCAAGCCCTCGGACCTGAACAACAAGAAGCTCTGCTCCGTGACCGGCTCCACCTCCGCGCAGAACGTCAAGACGAAGATCGCCCCGGACGCCCAGCTCCAGGAGTACGGCGGCTACTCCGAGTGCCTCACCGGTCTGGAGAACGGCGTCATCGACGCGATCACCACCGACGACTCGATCCTCGCCGGCTACGCCTCCCAGCCCGAGTTCAAGGGCAAGTTCAAGCTGGGCGGCTTCAAGCTGAGCAACGAGAACTACGGCATCGGCGTCCAGAAGGGCAGCGAGCTCAAGGCGGAGATCAACACGGCGCTGGAGAAGATGGTGGCCGACGGGTCCTGGGCCGCGGCCGTGCAGAAGAACTTCGGGCCCGCCGGATACCAGGCCGAGCCCGCACCGAAGATCGGCGTGGTCGTCCAGTGAGCGGGCCGCCGTGTTCGACTTCCTGGAAGGCTACGACCTGCTGGGAGCCTTCTGGACGACGGTCCGGCTGACCGTCTTCTCCGCGATCGGCTCCCTGGTCTGGGGGACGCTGCTGGCCGCCATGCGGGTCAGCCCCGTCCCCCTGATGCGGGGCTTCGGCACCGTCTACGTCAACATCGTCCGCAACATCCCCCTCACCGTCATCATCGTCTTCACCTCCCTGGGCCTCTTCCAGACCCTCGGGGTCAGCCTGGGCGCCGAGGACTTCACCGCCGTCAACTTCCGGCTCGCCGTCCTCGGCCTCACCGCCTACACCTCCGCCTTCGTCTGCGAGGCGCTGCGCTCCGGCATCAACACCGTGCCCCTCGGCCAGGTCGAGGCCGCCCGGGCCATCGGGCTGAACTTCTCGCAGACCCTGCGGTTGATCGTGCTGCCGCAGGCCTTCCGCTCGGTCGTTGGCCCCCTCGCCAACGTCCTGATCGCCCTCACCAAGAACACCACCGTCGCCGCCGCCATCGGCGTCGCCGAAGCAGCCCTGCTGATGCGCGAGATGATCGAGAACGAGGCCCAGCTGCTCCTCGTCTCCGCCGTCTTCGCCGTCGGCTTCCTCTGCCTCACCCTGCCCACCGGGCTGCTCCTCGGCTGGATCGCCAAGAAGGTCGCGGTGAAGCGATGAAGGGGACGAAGGGCGGGACGGGGGCCGGGACGGGGGCCGGGACGGGGGACGAGAAGGCGCCGAAGGGCCCCGAGGCGAAGGCGCCCAAGGGGCTGAAGGCGCCGAAGGAGCCGGGCGCCGTCCTCTACGACGTCCCCGGCCCCCGCGCCCGGCGGCGCAACCTCCTCCTCACCCTGCTCTTCGTCCTCGCCGTCGGCGGCGTCGTCTGGTGGGTGGTGGCGAGCCTCGCCGGCAAGGACCAGCTCGCCTGGGCCAAGTGGGCACCCTTCTTCACGGACCCCCGGGTCTGGCAGACCTACCTGCTGCCCGCCCTGAAGAACACCGTGACCGCCGCCGCCCTCGCCATGGGCATCGCCCTGCCGCTCGGCGCGTTCCTCGGCGTCGCCCGGCTCTCCGACCACCGCTGGGTGCGCGGCACGGCGGGCCCCCTGGTCGAGTTCTTCCGCGCCATCCCCGTGCTCATCCTGATGCTCTTCGCCAACGCCGCCTACGCCGAGTTCACCGACATCAGCCCGGAGAGCAGGCCGCTGTACGCCGTCGTCACCGGGCTCGTCCTCTACAACGCCTCCGTCCTCGCCGAGGTCGTCCGCGCCGGGATCCTCGCGCTGCCCGCCGGGCAGACCGACGCGGCCAAGGCCATCGGCATGCGCAAGGGCCAGACCATGGCGTACGTGCTGCTGCCGCAGTCGGTCACCGCGATGCTGCCCGCCCTGGTCAGCCAGCTCGTCGTCATCGTCAAGGACACGGCGCTCGGCGGCGCCATGCTCGGCTTCTCCGAACTCCTCGCCTCCGTGCGTCCGATGAGCGCCAACTACGGGGCGAACACGATCGCCTCGTTCACCGTGGTCGCCGTCATCTTCGTCGTCCTCAACTTCGCCCTCACGACCTTCGCCTCCTGGCTGGAACGGCGCCTGCGCCGCGGCAAGCGGTCCACGGGCGCGGTGGTCGGCGCCGACGCGGTGCAGGACCTGGCGGCGCCGGGGGAGCCGGGGCGCACGGGGCCGACCTGACCGGGGCGCCGCGGGCGGTGCTCAGCCCCCGGCGGCGGTCTGCCGAAACCCAGGGCATGACCTTCACGCCCGCACCGGCGCCGACCCGAGCGCCGGACCGCACCGACCGCCTCCTCGCCGCCCTCGGAGGGATCCTCGCCGGATGCGGCGGGCTCGCCGTCGCGGCGCTCCTCACGGTCGCCGTCCGACCCGAGGCGGCCCCCGTCGCGTCCGTCGGCGGCTTCGTCGTCGACCACACCCCGGCGGGCGTCAAGGAATGGGCCATCCGCACCTTCGGCGAGAGCGACAAGGACGTCCTCCAGACCGGCGTCCTGATCATCCTCGCGCTCCTCGCGGCCGGCCTCGGCGTGCTCGCCCTGCGCCACCGTGCCCTCGCCCTCGCCGGAGTGGGCGCGCTCGGTCTGGTGGGCGCCCTGGCGGCCGTGACCCGGCCCGACTCGGAGTCCTGGACCGACGCCCTGCCCTCGCTCGCCGGGGCCGCGACCGCCGCGGCGGTCCTGTTCCTGCTGGCCCGGAGGCTCGTCGGCCCGCCCGCGACCACGCCCGCGCGGGCCCGGCGGCGCTTCCTCGTGGCCGGGGCGGGCACCCTCGTCGGCGCCGTCGGGGCCGGCTTCCTCGCCCGGTCGGCCGGCGCGGACCGCTCCGCGAACGCCACCGCCTCCCGCAACGCCCTCCGGCTGCCCCGCCCCGCCTCGCCCGCCCCCGCGGTGCCGCCCGGCGCCCAGCTCCCGGTCGACGGGATCAGCCCCTTCGTCACGCCCAACCGCGACTTCTACCGGGTCGACACCGCCCTCGTGGTGCCCCGGATCGACGCCGACACCTGGACCCTGCGCATCCACGGCCAGGGCGTGGCCCGCGAGCTCACCGTCACCCTGCGGGACCTGTTCCGCCGGGAGGTCGTCGAGCGGGACCTCACCCTCAACTGCGTCTCCAACGAGGTCGGCGGCCCGTACGTCGGCAACGCCCGCTGGCTGGGTGTCCGCCTCGCCGACCTGCTGCGGGAGGCCGGGGTGCGCCCGCCGTCGGCCGGAGGCCCCGCCGACCAGCTCGTCGCGCGTTCCGTCGACGGCATGACCATCGGCAGCCCCGTGGAGACCGTCATGGACGGCCGGGACGCGCTGCTCGCCTTCGGGATGAACGGCGAGCCGCTGCCCTTCGCCCACGGCTTCCCCGTGCGCATGCTCGTCCCCGGCCTGTACGGCTACGTCTCCGCCTGCAAGTGGATCTCCTCGCTGGAACTGACCACCTTCGCCGCGTACGACGCCTACTGGGTGCCGCGCGGCTGGGCGGCCCAGGCGCCCGTGAAGACCCAGTCCCGGATCGACACCCCGAAGGCCTTCAGCGAGCCGCGGGCCGGCACGGTCGCCGTCGCCGGGGTCGCCTGGGCCCAGCACCGGGGCGTCTCCCGCGTCCAGGTACGGGTCGACGACGGCCCCTGGCAGGACGCCGAGCTGGGTGCCCAGGACAGCCGCGACACCTGGCGCGAGTGGGTGTACCGCTGGCCCGCGGAGCCCGGACACCACACCCTCACCGCCCGGGCGACCGACGGCACCGGGGCGGTGCAGACCGAGCAGCGGGCCGGGACCATGCCCGACGGGGCGACCGGACTGCACTCCGTCACGGTCACCGTCGGAGCAGCTCGGGGGGGAGCGCCGGGACGTGGTGCCCGGCCCGGCCCGTCGTCGACCGGGCGGCGGTGAGCGCCACCCCGGCCCGGCCGCGCGGCGGGACGGCCGTCACCCCGTGCGGACGTCCTCGCCCTCGATCAGGGTCACGTGGCCGACCTGGCCGACCTGGCCGACCTGGACGCCCGGCACCTCGGTGACCGCGTTCCAGGGACCCGGATCGCCGGTCAGTGGAACACCCAACTCCCCTACCCTCGGGCTCACTTCCGTCATGGGCGGCACCGCACGCCCGCCGTCGGGGTGCCGGTGGCGGACCGGCGGAGCACCATGAAGACATGAACGGCACCGACGGCGCGGCGCGCGGGCCCGGGATGGGCGAGGTCAGCGCCCCGGGCCGCGTCGCGGGCCCCGACGAGGGCATCGGCGCGGCCGAGCTGGCCCTCGCCGCCCGCAACCACGGACTGCCCCTCGAAGCGCTGCGCTACGACACCAGCCCGCCCGGCCTGCACTACGTCCTGGTCCACTACGACATCCCCGCCGCCGACCCGGAGGACTGGCGGTTCACCGTCGGCGGCCTGGTGCGCCGCCCGCTGGACCTCGACGTCGCGGGGCTGCGCGAGCGGCCGGCCGTCACCCACCGGGTCACCCTGGAGTGCGCGGGCAACGGCCGGGCCCGGCTCAGCCCCCGCCCGGTCAGCCAGCCCTGGATCGTCGAGGCCGTCGGCACCGCCGACTGGACCGGCGTCCCGCTGGCCGCCCTGCTCGCCGAGGCGGGCCCCCTCGACGGCGCCGTCGAGGCCGTCTTCACCGGCGCCGACCACGGGGTGGAGCGCGGCACCGAACAGGACTACCGGCGCAGCCTCCCGCTCCCGCTCGCCGCCGATCCGGAACGCGGCGTGCTCGTCGCGTACGCCATGAACGGCGCCCCGCTGCCGCCCCAGCACGGGCACCCGCTGCGCCTGGTCGTGCCCGGCTGGTACGGCATGGCCTCCGTGAAGTGGCTGACCGGCGTCACCGTCACCGACACCCCGTTCGCCGGCTTCCAGCAGGCCGTCGCCTACCGCTACCGGCAGGGCCCCGACGAGGCCGGCGCCCCCGTGGACGTCATCGCGCCCCGCGCCCTGATGATCCCGCCCGGCTTCCCCGACTTCATGTCCCGCACCCGTGTCGTCCGCCCCGGTCCCGTCCCGCTCGCCGGGCGCGCCTGGTCCGGACACGGGCCCGTGACCCGCGTGGAGCTCAGCGCCGACGGGGAGCGCACCTGGACCGACGCCGAGGTGACCGCCGACCCCGGGCGCCCCTGGGCCTGGGCCGCGTGGCGCACGGCCTGGACGGCGGCCCCGGGCCCGTACCTGCTCACCGTCCGCGCCACCGATGCCACCGGCCGCACCCAGCCGCTCACGGCCCCGTGGAACCGGGGCGGCTTCGGCAACAACCTGGTGCAGCGGGTGGAGGTGCTCTGCGTCACGTAGCCGGAGGGGCGGCCGCCGCCGGGCGCCGGGGCGGGCGACAGGCGCCGTGCGGGCCGCATAGAGTCGGAGCGGACGCCACCGCACACCACGCACCACCGAGGAGCATTCCGTGACCGACCCGGAGACCACCGCCCTGCAGCAGCGGATCGCCCGTGAGCTCGAGGTCGGCGAGACCTTCGACCCGCGCGCGGAGATCGAGCGCCGGGTGGCCTTCCTCGCCGAGCGCCTCACCTCCACCGGCCTGGGCTGCCTGGTCCTCGGCATCAGCGGCGGCGTCGACTCCACCACCGCCGGGCGGCTCTGCCAGCTCGCCGTCGAGCGCGCCCGCGCCGCCGGCCACCAGGCCACCTTCTACGCCATGCGGCTGCCCTACGGCGTCCAGGCCGACGAGCACGACGCCCGGCTCGCCCTCGACTTCATCCGCGCCGACGAGGTCCTCACCGTCGACATCAAGGCGGCCGGCGACGCCGCCCTGGACGCGACGCTCGCCGCCGGGACCGCCTTCCGCGACCCGCACCACCAGGACTTCGTGCACGGCAACATCAAGGCCCGGCAGCGCATGATCGCCCAGTACGCGGTCGCCGGCGCCCACAACGGCCTGGTGGTCGGCACCGACCACGCCGCCGAGGCCGTCTCCGGCTTCTTCACCAAGTACGGCGACGGCGCCGCCGACCTCGTCCCGCTCACCGGCCTCACCAAGCGCCGGGTGCGCGCCGTCGCCGCCGAGCTGGGCGCCCCGGCCGAGCTGGTCTGGAAGACCCCCACCGCCGACCTGGAGACCCTCGACCCGGGCAAGCCCGACGAGGACGCCCTCGGCGTGACCTACGACGAGATCGACGACTTCCTGGAGGGCAAGCCGGTCGGCGAGGCCGCCTTCGCCTCGATCGTCCGCCGCTACGAGCTGACCGAGCACAAGCGCCGGCTGCCGATCGCCCCCTGACCGCCCCACCCCCTCGCGCACCACCGCACGGCACGCACAGCACGAACAGGAACCACCTGGTGTCCACCTTCCGGCAGCCCGGACTCGTCCTCACCGACCACCGCTTCAGCGTCCCCCTCGACCACGACGCCCCCGACGGCGAACGGATCGAGATCCACGGACGGGAGGTCGTCGCGAGCGACCGGGCCGACCGGACCGGCCTGCCCTGGCTGCTCTACCTGGAGGGCGGGCCCGGCTTCGGGGCCCGCCGCTTCATCGGGCCGCAGGCCTGGCTCGGCCGGGCGGTGCGCGAGTTCCGGGTGCTCCTCCTCGACCAGCGCGGCACCGGCGCCTCCACCCCCGCCAACCGGCAGACCCTGCCGCTGCGCGGCACCCCGCGCGAACAGGCCGACTACCTCGCCCACTTCCGCGCCGACTCCATCGTCAAGGACTGCGAGCTGATCCGCCGGCAGCTGACCGGCGGCGCACCCTGGACCGTCCTCGGCCAGAGCTTCGGCGGCTTCTGCGCCACCCACTACCTCGGCGCCGCTCCCGAGGGCCTGGAGACCGTGCTCATCACGGGCGGGCTGCCCTCCCTCACGGCCACCGCCGACGAGGTCTACCGGGCCGCCTTCCCGCGCGTGCGGCGCAAGAACGAGGCCCACTACGCCCGCTACCCCGGCGATGTCGAGCGGGCCCGCCGGATCGCCGCCCACCTCGCCGCGCACGAGGTCGCGCTGCCCGGCGGCGGCGCGCTGACCCCCGAGGCCTTCCAGTCCCTCGGCATCCTGCTCGGCGGCGGCGACGGCACCCACCAGCTCCATCTGCTCCTGGAGGACGCCTTCGTCCCCACCCCGGCGGGCCCCGCCCTGTCCGACGCCTTCCTCGAAGGCGTCCAGGCCCACCTCTCCTTCGCCGGCCACCCGCTCTACGCCCTCCTGCACGAGGCCATCTACGCGCAGGGGCAGGGCCCGACCGACTGGGCGGCCGAACGCGTACGGGCCGGGCTCCCCGAGTTCGACGCGGCCGGGACCCTCGCGGGCGACGCCCCGCTGCTCTTCACCGGCGAGACGATCCACCCCTGGCACTTCGCCACCGACCCGGCCCTGCGCCCGCTGCGCGAGACCGCCGAACTCCTCGCCGCCCGCACCGACTGGGCCCCGCTCTACGACCCCGCGCGGCTCGCCGTCAACGAGGTCCCGGTGGCCGCCGCCGTCTACCACGACGACATGTACGTGGACACCGCCCACTCGCTGGGCACCGCGCGGGCCGTCCGGGGGCTGCGCACCTGGGTCACCGACGAGTTCGAGCACGACGGCGTACGGGCCGGCGGACCCCGCGTCCTCGACCGGCTGCTCGCCCTGGCCCGCGGCGAACTCTGAGCCCCGGCCCGCCCGGTGCGCGGGGATAGGATGCGCCGCGCGACCGGGCCGCACCCGGTCGCCCGCCGGCCGGCCCGCGGCCGGCGACCCGAGCACCAGGGGGCCCGGTGGCACACGGCGAGATCCCGGCGTCCGGACGCGAGCTGAAGTTCCGGGCCCTGACGGCCCAGTTGCGCCGGGGCCTGCTCGACGGCACCTGGCCGCCCGGCAGCAAGCTGCCCACCGAGCGGGCCCTCGCCGCCGAGACGGGGCTCTCGGTGACCACCGTCCGCCGGGCGTACGAGGACCTCGTCGCCCTCGGCCTGGTCCAACGGCGCCAGGGCGCGGGCACGTTCGCCGCCCACCGCGCCGAGCAGGAGCGGGCCGACCGCCGGGTCGTCGGCGTCCTCGTCCCCGACACCGCCTTCTACTACCCGCGGGTGCTCCAGGGCATCGAGCAGGAGCTCGCCGCGGCCGGGGCCCGGCTGGTCCTCGCCTGCTCCCACTACGACCAGGCCGAGGAGGACGCCGCCGTCGCCCGGCTGCTCGGCGCGGGAGTCCACGGGCTGCTGCTCGTCCCCTCGCTGCACACCGCCGCCGACCCCGGGCGGCGCGCCGAGGAGCTCCTCGCCCTGCCCGTGCCGGCCGTCCTGGTCGAACGCCGGCTCGCCGCGCACGGCCCCGGCGACCCCACCGAGCACGTGTGCACCGACCACGAGGGCGGCGCCTACGACGCCGTACGGCACCTGCGGGCCCTCGGACACCGGCGGTTCGGACTCGTCGTGCGTTCCGACGCGCCGACCACGGCGCCCATCGAGTCCGGCTTCGCCCGCGCCGTGGCCGACCTCGGGCTGCCCGAGGCACGCCGGGAGAGCGAGGCCATGGGGGAGTGGGACGCGGGCCGCGCCGACCGGGCCGTGGCCGCGCTGCGCGCCGCCGGGGTCACCGCCGCGCTCTGCTTCGGCGACCGCGAGGCCGCGCTGGTCCTCGGCGCCGCCCGCCGGGCCGGTCTGCGGGTCCCCGAGGACCTGGCCCTGATCAGCTACGACAACGAGTTCGCGGACGTGGCCGAGACCCCGCTGACGGCCGTCTCCCCGCCGAAGTTCCAGCTCGGCAGGCTCGCCGCGCAGATCCTGCTGCGCCGGCTCGCCGAGGGCGACGCGGCCCCGCTCCACCAGGTGCAGCTGCGCCCGCGCCTGGTCGTCCGGGCCTCGTGCGGGGCACCTCGTGGTGCGCGAGGGTGAGCGGCAGACCGGGTTTCCGCTCATGAAAGTCCAAGTCGTAGTCACCGTTTGCTCATTGTTCGCTATCGTCTCCCGGGGTAGAACACCGTTCGAGCCCCGGCGTCCGCCCCGGGACCTGGTCCCGAGAGGACGCACATGACCACCCACGTGGACATCGAGATCGCGAGCCAGCCGGACTGCTGGCGGCGCGCCGCCGAGATCGCCGCGGCACGGGCCGACCTGCTGCCCCGCTCCGGCGAGCGGGTGGCCGTCGTCGGCTGCGGCACCTCGTACTTCATCGCCCGCGCCTACGCCGCCCTCCGGGAGTCGCTCGGCGGCGGCGAGACCGACGCCTTCCCCGCCTCCGACCCGACCCCGCTCGGCCGGGGCTACGACCGGATCGTGGCGCTCACCCGCTCGGGCACCACCACCGAGGTCGCCGAGCTGCTCGCCCGGGCCGCCGGGCGCACCCCGACCCTCGTCCTCACCGGCGTGCCGGGCAGCCCGGCCGCGCGGCTCGCCGACGCCGTCCTCGACCTCCCCTTCGCCGACGAGCGCTCCGTGGTGCAGACCCGGTTCCCCACCACCGCGCTCCAGTTGCTCAGGGCAGGTCTCGGCGTCGACCTCGGCCCCTCGGTCGCCGACGCCGAACTCGCCCTGTACGAGCCGCTGCCCGCGAGCTGGACGCGGTACGGGCAGTTCACCTTCCTCGGCACCGGCTGGACCGTCGGCCTCGCCGACGAGGCGGCGCTCAAGCTGCGCGGGGCCGCCCGCGCCTGGACCGAGTCGTACCCGGCGATGGAGTACCGGCACGGCCCGATCGGCATCAGCGACCCGGGCAGCCTGGTGTGGTGCCTCGGCCCGGTCCCGCCCGGCCTGGCCGACGAAGTGGCCTCCACCGGGGCCCGGTTCGTCGCCGACGCCGTCGACCCCGTCGCCGCCCTGGTGCGCGCCCAGCGGCTGGCCGTCGCCCTCGCGGACCGCCGCGGCCTCAACCCCGACCGCCCCCGGCACCTCACGCGCTCGGTGATCCTCGCCGGGGCCCGCTGAACCGGTCCCGGAACGCCCCTGAAGCGCCCCGGCGCGCCGCCGGGCGGCCCCGGCACCGCACCGGAGCCGCCCGTGGGCCGGGCCCGCGACGTATCCTGCGCCCATGATCGACACCACCGGGCAGGCCCCGCCGCAACTGGAAGAGATGCCCTCCGACTGGCAGCGCGCCCTCGCCGTCGTCGCCCACCCCGACGACCTGGAGTACGGCTGCGCCGCGGCCGTCGCGGGCTGGACCGACGCGGGCAAGGAGGTCGTCTACGTCCTCGCCACCCGGGGCGAGGCGGGCATCGACGGCCTCGAACCGGCTGTGTGCGGCCCGCTGCGCGAGCGGGAGCAGCGGGACAGCGCGGCGGTCGTCGGAGTGCGGACCGTGGAGTTCCTGGACCACCGGGACGGCGTGATCGAGTACGGGCTCGGGCTGCGCCGCGACATCGCCGCCGCCATCCGCCACCACCGCCCCGAACTCGTCCTCACCCTCAACCACCGCGACACCTGGGGCCCGGAGCCCGGGGGTGCCTGGAACACCCCGGACCACCTGGCCGTGGGCCGCGCCGTCCTGGACGCGGCGGCCGACGCGGGCAACCGCTGGATCTTCCCCGAGCTGACCGAGCAGGGCCTCGCCCCCTGGAACGGGGTGCGCTGGGTCGCCGTCGCCGGTTCGAACCTCCCCACCCACGCGGTCGACGCCGGACCGGGCCTGGAGCGCGCCACCCGCTCGCTGCTCGCCCACCGCACCTACATCGAGGCGCTGACCGACCAGGACGCGGACGCGTACTGCCGTGAGTTCGTCGCCCTGTCGACGGGCCGCTCCTCGGAGCGCTTCGGAGGCCGCCCCGCGGTGGCGTTCGAGGTGTTCCCCCGGTAGGGGACGAGCGCTAGGCTCCACGCCCGGATGTGCCTGACGATCCGTCAGGCAGACCGGGGGCAGGGGGCGGTGCGGTGATCGACACGCTCGACCACACGGTCCCGGAGGGCGAGGAGCGGCTCACCCTCCGGGTCGAGGACGGCATCGGGGTGGTCACCCTGTGCCGCCCGGAGAAGCTCAACGGCTGGAGCTGGGAGGCCAGTCGGCAGCTCGGCCTCGTCGCGGACCGGATCCGCTTCGACGAACGGGTGCGGGCCGTGCTGCTGCGGGCCGAGGGGCGGGCCTTCTGTGCGGGGATCGACGTCACCGCACCCGGCGGGGCCATCACCGGACGCTCGGCGGCCGAGCGCACCGAGAACTACGCCGAGGGCATCCGCTGGGTCCACGAGCGCTTCGCCGCCTTCGCCCGGCTGCCCCAGCCGGTCGTGGCCGCCGTCCAGGGCTACTGCCTCGGCTTCGGCTTCGAGCTGGCCCTCATGGCCGACATCCGCCTCGCCGCCGACGACGCCGTCTTCGCCCTCCCCGAGACCGGCATCGGCGTCGCCGTGGACGCGGGCGGCGACCTGCGGATCGCCCGAGACGCGGGCGCCGGCTGGGCCAAGTACCTGGCGCTCACCGGCCGGCGGATCGACGCCGCCACCGCCGAACGCCTCGGCCTGGTCCAGCGCGTCACCGCTCCCGAGGAGCTCGCGGCGGCGGCGTACGAGACGGCCGGGGCCGTCGCGGCGGCCGCCCCGCTCGCGGTCCGGGCGGTGAAGCGCGCCGTCGACTCCTTCGCCGACCAGGGCCTCGCCGCCGCCCTCGACCGCACCGCGCTCGCCGCCGCGCTCACCCTCACCTCCGAGGACGCCCGCGAGGGTTACGCGGCGAAGGCGGCCCGCAGGCCGCCCCGCTTCGAGGGCCGCTGAACGCCGACCGGGCGCCGACCGGGCGCCGGCCGAACACCGGCCGGACGCCGTCCCGCGTGGTCCCGGGCCCGCCGCGTCACATGGTGGGGGAGGGCTTCAGCACGGCGAAGGGGGCGCCGAACGG includes the following:
- a CDS encoding amino acid ABC transporter ATP-binding protein, whose translation is MPVPDGGDALVVLKDVDKHFGTLHVLRSIDLTIRRGEVVVVIGPSGSGKSTLCRAINRLETIDSGEIAVDGRPLPAEGRELAALRADVGMVFQSFNLFAHKTVLDNVTLGQIKVRKKDRKSAEKRARTLLERVGVATQADKYPAQLSGGQQQRVAIARALAMDPKVMLFDEPTSALDPEMINEVLEVMQQLARDGMTMVVVTHEMGFARSAANRVVFMADGRIVEQATPEEFFGNPRSERAKDFLSKILHH
- a CDS encoding glutamate ABC transporter substrate-binding protein — protein: MTMNPLRTRRLTVAAAAAVVLSFTGTAYASGGAAAHRDDGKITVGIKFDQPGIGLKTPDGTYTGFDVDVATYVAKQLGHDPKDIVWKEAKSADRESLLQRGDVDFIAASYSITPKRAEKVDFAGPYLLAHQDVLIRADDDSITKPSDLNNKKLCSVTGSTSAQNVKTKIAPDAQLQEYGGYSECLTGLENGVIDAITTDDSILAGYASQPEFKGKFKLGGFKLSNENYGIGVQKGSELKAEINTALEKMVADGSWAAAVQKNFGPAGYQAEPAPKIGVVVQ
- a CDS encoding amino acid ABC transporter permease gives rise to the protein MFDFLEGYDLLGAFWTTVRLTVFSAIGSLVWGTLLAAMRVSPVPLMRGFGTVYVNIVRNIPLTVIIVFTSLGLFQTLGVSLGAEDFTAVNFRLAVLGLTAYTSAFVCEALRSGINTVPLGQVEAARAIGLNFSQTLRLIVLPQAFRSVVGPLANVLIALTKNTTVAAAIGVAEAALLMREMIENEAQLLLVSAVFAVGFLCLTLPTGLLLGWIAKKVAVKR
- a CDS encoding amino acid ABC transporter permease; this encodes MKGTKGGTGAGTGAGTGDEKAPKGPEAKAPKGLKAPKEPGAVLYDVPGPRARRRNLLLTLLFVLAVGGVVWWVVASLAGKDQLAWAKWAPFFTDPRVWQTYLLPALKNTVTAAALAMGIALPLGAFLGVARLSDHRWVRGTAGPLVEFFRAIPVLILMLFANAAYAEFTDISPESRPLYAVVTGLVLYNASVLAEVVRAGILALPAGQTDAAKAIGMRKGQTMAYVLLPQSVTAMLPALVSQLVVIVKDTALGGAMLGFSELLASVRPMSANYGANTIASFTVVAVIFVVLNFALTTFASWLERRLRRGKRSTGAVVGADAVQDLAAPGEPGRTGPT
- a CDS encoding molybdopterin-dependent oxidoreductase, whose translation is MTFTPAPAPTRAPDRTDRLLAALGGILAGCGGLAVAALLTVAVRPEAAPVASVGGFVVDHTPAGVKEWAIRTFGESDKDVLQTGVLIILALLAAGLGVLALRHRALALAGVGALGLVGALAAVTRPDSESWTDALPSLAGAATAAAVLFLLARRLVGPPATTPARARRRFLVAGAGTLVGAVGAGFLARSAGADRSANATASRNALRLPRPASPAPAVPPGAQLPVDGISPFVTPNRDFYRVDTALVVPRIDADTWTLRIHGQGVARELTVTLRDLFRREVVERDLTLNCVSNEVGGPYVGNARWLGVRLADLLREAGVRPPSAGGPADQLVARSVDGMTIGSPVETVMDGRDALLAFGMNGEPLPFAHGFPVRMLVPGLYGYVSACKWISSLELTTFAAYDAYWVPRGWAAQAPVKTQSRIDTPKAFSEPRAGTVAVAGVAWAQHRGVSRVQVRVDDGPWQDAELGAQDSRDTWREWVYRWPAEPGHHTLTARATDGTGAVQTEQRAGTMPDGATGLHSVTVTVGAARGGAPGRGARPGPSSTGRR
- a CDS encoding sulfite oxidase, producing MNGTDGAARGPGMGEVSAPGRVAGPDEGIGAAELALAARNHGLPLEALRYDTSPPGLHYVLVHYDIPAADPEDWRFTVGGLVRRPLDLDVAGLRERPAVTHRVTLECAGNGRARLSPRPVSQPWIVEAVGTADWTGVPLAALLAEAGPLDGAVEAVFTGADHGVERGTEQDYRRSLPLPLAADPERGVLVAYAMNGAPLPPQHGHPLRLVVPGWYGMASVKWLTGVTVTDTPFAGFQQAVAYRYRQGPDEAGAPVDVIAPRALMIPPGFPDFMSRTRVVRPGPVPLAGRAWSGHGPVTRVELSADGERTWTDAEVTADPGRPWAWAAWRTAWTAAPGPYLLTVRATDATGRTQPLTAPWNRGGFGNNLVQRVEVLCVT
- the nadE gene encoding ammonia-dependent NAD(+) synthetase, which encodes MTDPETTALQQRIARELEVGETFDPRAEIERRVAFLAERLTSTGLGCLVLGISGGVDSTTAGRLCQLAVERARAAGHQATFYAMRLPYGVQADEHDARLALDFIRADEVLTVDIKAAGDAALDATLAAGTAFRDPHHQDFVHGNIKARQRMIAQYAVAGAHNGLVVGTDHAAEAVSGFFTKYGDGAADLVPLTGLTKRRVRAVAAELGAPAELVWKTPTADLETLDPGKPDEDALGVTYDEIDDFLEGKPVGEAAFASIVRRYELTEHKRRLPIAP